Proteins encoded together in one Variovorax paradoxus EPS window:
- the ffh gene encoding signal recognition particle protein — translation MATALTEKFSRLVKTMSGQARITESNVQDMLREVRMALLEADVALPVVRDFVARVKEKALGQEVLGSLKPGQALVGIVNRELAATMGEGVSDINLAAQPPAVILMAGLQGAGKTTTTAKLAKHLIEKRKKKVLTVSGDVYRPAAIEQLKTVTKQAGAEWFPSTPDQKPLDIARAALDHAKRHYFDVLLVDTAGRLAIDEVLMTEIKQLHAALDPVETLFVVDAMQGQDAINTAKAFKEALPLTGIILTKTDGDSRGGAALSVRQVTGVPIKFAGTSEKIDGLEVFDAERHAGRILGMGDIVALVEQVTAGVDVAAAQKLAAKVKSGAGFDLNDFLGQLQQMKQMGGLSSLMDKLPTQMAAKATEADMTRAERDIRRKEGIIQSMTPLERRKPELLKATRKRRIAAGAGVQVQEVNRLLNEFEQMQGMMKKMKGGGLMKMMKKMGGMKGMGGMGGAGGPKLPF, via the coding sequence ATGGCCACCGCCCTTACAGAAAAGTTCTCCCGCCTCGTCAAGACGATGAGCGGCCAGGCCCGCATCACCGAAAGCAACGTGCAGGACATGCTGCGCGAGGTGCGCATGGCACTGCTGGAGGCCGACGTGGCGCTGCCCGTGGTGCGCGACTTCGTCGCCCGCGTGAAGGAAAAGGCGCTCGGCCAGGAAGTGCTGGGCTCGCTCAAGCCGGGCCAGGCGCTGGTCGGCATCGTGAACCGCGAGCTCGCGGCGACCATGGGCGAGGGCGTGTCGGACATCAACCTCGCGGCCCAGCCGCCCGCGGTGATCCTCATGGCCGGCCTGCAGGGCGCCGGCAAGACCACCACCACCGCCAAGCTCGCCAAGCACCTGATCGAGAAGCGCAAGAAGAAGGTGCTCACGGTTTCGGGCGACGTGTACCGCCCGGCCGCCATCGAGCAGCTCAAGACCGTCACCAAACAGGCCGGCGCCGAATGGTTCCCGAGCACGCCGGACCAGAAGCCTCTCGACATCGCGCGCGCCGCGCTCGACCACGCCAAGCGCCACTACTTCGACGTGCTGCTGGTCGACACGGCGGGCCGCCTCGCGATCGACGAAGTGCTGATGACCGAAATCAAGCAGCTGCACGCAGCGCTCGATCCGGTCGAAACCTTGTTCGTGGTCGACGCCATGCAGGGCCAGGATGCGATCAACACCGCCAAGGCCTTCAAGGAGGCGCTACCCCTCACCGGCATCATCCTGACCAAGACCGACGGCGATTCGCGCGGCGGTGCGGCGCTGTCGGTGCGCCAGGTCACGGGCGTGCCGATCAAGTTCGCCGGCACGAGCGAGAAGATCGACGGCCTGGAGGTGTTCGACGCCGAGCGCCATGCGGGCCGCATCCTGGGCATGGGCGACATCGTCGCGCTGGTCGAGCAGGTCACGGCCGGCGTCGACGTGGCGGCGGCGCAGAAGCTAGCGGCCAAGGTCAAGAGCGGCGCGGGCTTCGACCTGAACGACTTCCTCGGCCAGCTGCAGCAGATGAAGCAGATGGGCGGGCTCTCCAGCCTCATGGACAAGCTGCCCACGCAGATGGCCGCCAAGGCGACCGAGGCCGACATGACGCGCGCCGAGCGCGACATCCGCCGCAAGGAAGGAATCATCCAGAGCATGACCCCGCTGGAGCGCCGCAAGCCCGAACTGCTCAAGGCCACGCGCAAGCGCCGCATCGCGGCCGGCGCGGGCGTGCAGGTTCAGGAAGTGAACCGGCTGCTCAACGAGTTCGAGCAGATGCAGGGAATGATGAAGAAGATGAAGGGCGGCGGCCTCATGAAGATGATGAAGAAGATGGGCGGCATGAAGGGCATGGGCGGGATGGGGGGGGCCGGCGGGCCGAAGCTGCCGTTCTGA
- the mdoH gene encoding glucans biosynthesis glucosyltransferase MdoH: protein MKPTDFSQLNVLTAADFSHRSPVREERHPNSVTAPPVNRGSMTPRPWRGFWNSIGTALLVKLGAGRAAEDESAESARQVKQPWQRAAARRRNAFMLLTVLSTVIASTLFAGVQPDYNNVWLEYGQIGLYGLLSGWVVTGFVTALMGFYVSVRGDKHALSAKQVANHPMNAEARTAIIMPICNEDVATVFAGLRATCESVASTGHAKQFDVFVLSDSYNPETAAAERAAWEDLRAALADSPNQPQVEVYYRLRTRRTHRKAGNVADFCRRWGKDYRYMVVLDADSVMSGDCLTSMVKLMEANPTAGIIQTATQAIGHVTLHARAQQFASRVTGRLFTLGMQFWQLGESHYWGHNAIIRVEPFMKHCALASIKGTGGMSGGIMSHDFVEAALMRRAGYNVWLVSDLVGSYEQQPPDLLAELQRDRRWCQGNLQNARLMAEPGIHPVHRAMFVTGTMAYVSAPLWLAFLTLGTALWLSGSSLVSSWSVLPAELAGLWIWTLCLLFLPRVLGIAAVLMRGEQRQYGGTWGLVKSSVMESALAIVQAPVRMLAHSLFVLVALTGIKLDWKSPPREANAVPWKIAATQLAPMTLVIAMLAVGVAMIDPSALIWLMPVGLPLLLAIPLTVLTSQIALGTTLRDRGFLLIPEESRSPAVLRRAWMHALRLARPAALAAA, encoded by the coding sequence ATGAAGCCCACTGACTTCTCCCAACTGAACGTGCTGACCGCAGCCGACTTTTCGCACCGCAGCCCGGTCCGCGAAGAGCGCCACCCCAATTCGGTCACCGCACCGCCCGTCAACCGCGGTTCGATGACGCCCCGCCCTTGGCGCGGTTTCTGGAACAGCATCGGCACCGCCTTGCTGGTCAAGCTCGGCGCCGGCCGTGCGGCCGAAGACGAAAGCGCCGAATCGGCCCGCCAGGTCAAGCAGCCGTGGCAACGCGCCGCGGCCCGCCGCCGCAACGCGTTCATGCTGCTCACCGTGCTCAGCACCGTGATCGCCTCGACGCTTTTTGCCGGTGTGCAACCAGACTACAACAACGTCTGGCTCGAATACGGCCAGATCGGCCTGTACGGCCTGCTCTCGGGCTGGGTCGTGACCGGCTTCGTGACCGCCCTCATGGGCTTCTACGTCTCGGTGCGCGGTGACAAGCACGCGCTGTCGGCCAAGCAGGTCGCCAACCACCCGATGAACGCCGAGGCACGCACCGCGATCATCATGCCGATCTGCAACGAAGACGTTGCCACGGTGTTCGCCGGCCTCCGCGCCACCTGCGAATCGGTCGCTTCCACCGGCCATGCCAAGCAGTTCGACGTGTTCGTGCTGTCCGACAGCTACAACCCCGAGACCGCCGCCGCCGAGCGCGCCGCCTGGGAAGACCTGCGCGCCGCGCTGGCCGACAGCCCGAACCAGCCGCAGGTCGAGGTGTATTACCGCCTGCGCACCCGCCGCACGCACCGCAAGGCCGGCAACGTGGCCGACTTCTGCCGCCGCTGGGGCAAGGACTACCGCTACATGGTCGTGCTCGACGCCGACTCCGTGATGAGCGGCGACTGCCTGACCTCGATGGTCAAGCTGATGGAAGCCAACCCCACCGCCGGCATCATCCAGACCGCGACGCAGGCCATCGGCCACGTCACGCTGCACGCCCGCGCACAGCAATTCGCTTCCCGCGTGACGGGCCGCCTGTTCACGCTGGGCATGCAGTTCTGGCAACTGGGCGAATCGCACTACTGGGGCCACAACGCGATCATCCGCGTCGAGCCCTTCATGAAGCATTGCGCGCTGGCCTCGATCAAGGGCACCGGCGGCATGTCAGGCGGCATCATGTCGCACGACTTCGTCGAAGCTGCGCTGATGCGCCGTGCCGGCTACAACGTGTGGCTGGTGTCCGACCTGGTCGGCAGCTACGAGCAGCAACCGCCGGACCTCCTGGCCGAACTGCAGCGCGATCGCCGCTGGTGCCAGGGCAACCTGCAGAACGCCCGCCTGATGGCCGAGCCCGGCATCCACCCGGTGCACCGCGCGATGTTCGTGACCGGCACCATGGCTTATGTGTCCGCACCCCTGTGGCTCGCGTTCCTGACGCTGGGCACGGCCCTGTGGCTCAGCGGTTCCAGCCTCGTGTCGAGCTGGAGCGTGCTGCCCGCCGAACTGGCTGGCCTCTGGATCTGGACCCTGTGCCTGTTGTTCCTGCCGCGCGTGCTGGGCATCGCCGCCGTGCTGATGCGCGGCGAGCAACGCCAATACGGCGGCACCTGGGGCCTCGTGAAGAGCTCGGTGATGGAAAGCGCCCTGGCCATCGTGCAGGCACCGGTCCGCATGCTGGCGCACTCGCTGTTCGTGCTGGTCGCCCTCACCGGCATCAAGCTCGACTGGAAGTCGCCCCCGCGTGAAGCCAACGCCGTGCCCTGGAAGATCGCTGCCACGCAACTGGCCCCGATGACCCTGGTGATCGCCATGCTGGCCGTCGGCGTCGCCATGATCGACCCGAGCGCGCTGATCTGGCTCATGCCCGTCGGCCTGCCGCTGCTGCTGGCGATTCCGCTGACCGTGCTGACCAGCCAGATCGCGCTGGGCACCACGCTGCGCGACCGCGGCTTCCTGCTGATTCCCGAGGAATCGCGCTCGCCGGCCGTGCTGCGCCGTGCGTGGATGCATGCGTTGCGGCTGGCACGCCCTGCGGCTCTGGCTGCAGCGTGA
- a CDS encoding sigma 54-interacting transcriptional regulator, translating into MSTTGARLLVVDDDPDMLRLISMRLVSAGYQVTAVTSAETALTQLEIEHPQLVLSDVRLPGRDGLALFDEIRKRHPSLPVILLTAHGTIPDAVEATARGVFTYLTKPYDARELLDKIGQALALGAPASTPAKSGDESWRAEIVSRSNRMAELLAEARMVAKSDASVLLRGDSGAGKELLARAIHKASARADKPFVAVNCGAIPEALLESELFGHMKGAFTDAHANHKGLFQQADGGTLLLDEIGDMPPALQVKLLRVLQERAVRPLGASQSIEVDVRIVSATHRDLDAAMEAGQFREDLYYRLNVVTLTLPPLSARREDIPLLANHFLQRLSTKYGKRLSGFAPEALKALTTAAWPGNVRQLFNVVEQVCALSSSPLIPLALVQRALRVPTVEVQTYAEAKQRFERDYLVGLLKLTDGNVADAARLADRNRTEFYRLLQKHELTPGHFKADAVAPGSDPVAE; encoded by the coding sequence ATGAGCACCACCGGCGCCCGCCTCCTCGTGGTCGACGACGACCCCGACATGCTGCGTCTGATCTCGATGCGGCTGGTGTCGGCGGGCTACCAGGTCACGGCCGTGACCTCGGCCGAAACCGCGCTCACCCAGCTCGAGATCGAACATCCGCAACTGGTGTTGAGCGATGTGCGCCTGCCGGGACGCGACGGCCTCGCGCTCTTCGACGAGATTCGCAAGCGCCATCCCTCGCTGCCCGTGATCCTGCTCACCGCGCACGGCACGATTCCCGACGCGGTCGAGGCCACCGCGCGCGGCGTGTTCACCTATCTCACCAAGCCCTACGACGCGCGCGAGCTGCTCGACAAGATCGGCCAGGCGCTGGCGCTCGGCGCCCCCGCCAGCACGCCGGCCAAGAGCGGCGACGAAAGCTGGCGCGCCGAGATCGTGAGTCGCAGCAACCGCATGGCCGAACTGCTGGCCGAGGCGCGCATGGTCGCCAAGTCGGACGCTTCGGTGCTGCTGCGCGGCGACTCGGGCGCCGGCAAGGAACTGCTGGCGCGCGCCATTCACAAGGCCAGCGCGCGCGCCGACAAGCCCTTCGTGGCGGTCAACTGCGGGGCGATTCCCGAAGCGCTGCTCGAGTCGGAACTGTTCGGTCACATGAAGGGCGCCTTCACCGACGCCCACGCGAACCACAAGGGCCTGTTCCAGCAAGCCGACGGCGGCACGCTGCTGCTCGACGAAATCGGGGACATGCCGCCCGCGTTGCAGGTCAAGCTGCTGCGCGTGCTGCAGGAGCGCGCAGTGCGGCCGCTGGGCGCGAGTCAGTCGATCGAGGTCGATGTGCGCATCGTCTCGGCCACCCATCGCGACCTGGACGCCGCGATGGAGGCCGGCCAGTTCCGCGAAGACCTGTATTACCGCCTGAACGTGGTGACGCTCACGCTGCCGCCGCTGTCGGCGCGGCGCGAGGATATTCCGCTCCTGGCCAATCACTTCCTGCAGCGGCTGTCGACCAAATACGGCAAGCGGCTTTCCGGCTTCGCGCCCGAGGCGCTGAAGGCGCTGACCACCGCGGCCTGGCCGGGCAACGTGCGACAGCTGTTCAACGTGGTCGAGCAGGTGTGCGCGCTGTCGAGCTCGCCGCTGATCCCGCTGGCGCTGGTGCAGCGCGCGCTGCGAGTGCCGACGGTCGAGGTCCAGACCTATGCCGAGGCCAAGCAGCGTTTCGAGCGCGATTACCTCGTCGGCCTGCTCAAGCTGACCGACGGCAACGTGGCCGACGCGGCCCGCCTGGCCGACCGCAATCGCACCGAGTTCTACCGCCTGCTGCAGAAGCACGAACTCACGCCGGGACACTTCAAGGCCGACGCTGTCGCTCCCGGGTCAGACCCTGTCGCCGAGTAG
- a CDS encoding sensor histidine kinase: protein MAKRPSIRGSFQQLLLFAFLLITALLVGVALRSVFQYDALMTQSRDAAARALRLSGAAQSLAERSAAMERAGRQSLVLNDAVLRRRFDEAARESHQVLERLEKNGLLPASIEPWRVQLGVIEGLMSGSADSALARESTMAMQFRELDTLNTSLAQQAQFLIEMQNDALAKRIENARRRLMREVVAASVLAVVLALAFGIWLARPFKRMEHAIVGLGQNRLDEPIDIRGPADVRRVSQQLEWLRLRLTELDADKARFLRHVSHELKTPLAALREGVSLLEDGVTGPLNPAQLEVAQILNQNTVSLQGQIEALLRFNAAAFEARELRRERTELLPLIEEQIEAQRLQWQSHGLRVRAEGEPISITVDRTKLGTAIANLLSNAIRFSLSGGVITLAVSSTPEAVHIDVNDAGPGIAEGDRDRIFEPFFRGERQPEHTVKGTGIGLSIVQEYIAAHGGRITLQPGGPGARFRIELPRTA from the coding sequence ATGGCGAAGCGACCGTCGATACGGGGCTCGTTCCAGCAGCTCCTGCTCTTTGCCTTTCTGCTGATCACCGCGCTGCTGGTGGGCGTGGCGCTGCGCTCGGTGTTCCAGTACGACGCGCTCATGACCCAGAGCCGCGATGCCGCGGCGCGCGCGCTGCGCCTTTCGGGCGCGGCCCAGTCGCTGGCCGAACGCAGCGCGGCAATGGAACGCGCCGGGCGCCAGTCGCTGGTGCTCAACGACGCGGTGCTGCGCCGCCGTTTCGACGAAGCCGCGCGCGAATCGCACCAGGTGCTCGAACGCCTGGAGAAGAACGGCCTGCTGCCCGCGAGCATCGAGCCGTGGCGCGTGCAGCTGGGCGTGATCGAAGGCCTGATGAGCGGCAGCGCCGACAGCGCCCTCGCCCGCGAAAGCACGATGGCCATGCAGTTCCGCGAGCTCGACACGCTCAACACCAGCCTCGCGCAGCAGGCCCAGTTCCTCATCGAGATGCAGAACGACGCGCTCGCCAAGCGCATCGAGAACGCGCGCCGCCGGCTGATGCGCGAAGTGGTGGCCGCGAGCGTGCTGGCCGTGGTGCTGGCGCTGGCTTTCGGCATCTGGCTCGCGCGCCCGTTCAAGCGCATGGAGCACGCGATCGTCGGCCTCGGCCAGAACCGGCTGGACGAGCCCATCGACATCCGCGGCCCGGCCGACGTGCGGCGCGTGTCGCAGCAGCTCGAATGGCTGCGGTTGCGCCTCACCGAACTGGACGCCGACAAGGCGCGGTTCCTGCGGCATGTATCGCACGAACTCAAGACGCCGCTGGCCGCGCTGCGCGAAGGCGTTTCGCTGCTGGAAGACGGCGTGACGGGTCCGCTGAATCCGGCGCAGCTCGAAGTCGCGCAGATCCTGAACCAGAACACCGTGTCGCTGCAGGGCCAGATCGAGGCGCTGCTGCGCTTCAACGCCGCGGCCTTCGAGGCCCGCGAACTGCGCCGCGAGCGCACCGAACTGCTGCCGCTCATCGAGGAGCAGATCGAGGCCCAGCGGCTGCAATGGCAATCGCATGGTTTGCGCGTGCGCGCCGAGGGCGAGCCGATCTCGATCACGGTCGACCGGACCAAGCTGGGCACGGCGATCGCCAACCTGCTGTCGAACGCGATCCGCTTCTCGCTTTCGGGCGGCGTCATCACCCTGGCCGTCTCGAGCACGCCGGAGGCGGTGCACATCGACGTCAACGACGCCGGGCCGGGCATCGCCGAGGGCGATCGCGACCGGATCTTCGAACCCTTCTTCCGCGGCGAACGCCAGCCTGAGCACACGGTGAAAGGCACCGGCATCGGACTTTCCATCGTGCAGGAGTACATTGCAGCCCACGGGGGCCGCATCACGCTGCAGCCTGGCGGACCCGGTGCACGTTTTCGCATCGAGTTGCCGCGCACGGCCTGA
- the miaB gene encoding tRNA (N6-isopentenyl adenosine(37)-C2)-methylthiotransferase MiaB — MKKVFIKTFGCQMNEYDSDKMADVLNAAQGYEPTQNVDEADLILFNTCSVREKAQEKVFSDLGRVKHLKAKGVKIGVGGCVASQEGAAIIARAPYVDIVFGPQTLHRLPEMLNDRERLNRPQVDISFPEIEKFDHLPPARVEGATAFVSIMEGCSKYCSYCVVPYTRGEEVNRPLDDVLVEIAGLADQGVREITLLGQNVNAYRGKMGDTAEIADFALLIEYVAEIPGIERIRYTTSHPNEFTPRLIEAYAKVPQLVSHLHLPVQHGSDRILMAMKRGYTAMEYKSTVRKLRAIRPDLALSSDFIVGFPGETDEDFAKMMKLIDDCQFDNSFSFIFSPRPGTPAAALHDDTPHEVKLARLQTLQRVIDGNVRRFGDALVGSTQRVLVEGASRKDANELMGRTACNRVVNFEGDARLVGQMTDLRITRSLAYTLRGEVVTRESSPALPQPAVALAH; from the coding sequence ATGAAAAAAGTATTCATCAAGACCTTCGGCTGCCAGATGAACGAGTACGACTCGGACAAGATGGCCGACGTGCTGAACGCCGCGCAGGGCTACGAGCCGACGCAGAACGTGGACGAGGCCGACCTCATCCTGTTCAACACCTGCTCGGTGCGCGAGAAGGCCCAGGAAAAGGTGTTCTCCGACCTCGGCCGCGTGAAGCACCTGAAGGCCAAGGGCGTGAAGATCGGCGTGGGCGGCTGCGTCGCGAGCCAGGAAGGCGCGGCCATCATCGCGCGCGCGCCGTACGTCGACATCGTGTTCGGCCCGCAGACGCTGCACCGCCTGCCCGAGATGCTCAACGACCGCGAGCGCCTGAACCGCCCGCAGGTGGACATCAGCTTCCCCGAGATCGAGAAGTTCGATCACCTGCCGCCCGCGCGCGTGGAAGGCGCGACCGCCTTCGTGTCGATCATGGAAGGCTGCTCCAAGTACTGCAGCTATTGCGTGGTGCCCTACACCCGCGGCGAGGAAGTGAACCGGCCGCTCGACGACGTGCTGGTCGAGATCGCCGGCCTCGCCGACCAGGGCGTGCGCGAGATCACGCTGCTGGGCCAGAACGTGAACGCCTACCGCGGCAAGATGGGCGACACCGCCGAAATCGCCGACTTCGCGCTGCTCATCGAATACGTCGCCGAGATCCCCGGCATCGAGCGCATCCGATACACCACGAGCCACCCGAACGAGTTCACGCCGCGGCTCATCGAGGCGTATGCCAAGGTGCCTCAGCTCGTGAGTCACCTGCACCTGCCGGTGCAGCACGGCAGCGACCGCATCCTCATGGCGATGAAGCGCGGCTACACCGCCATGGAATACAAGAGCACGGTGCGCAAGCTGCGCGCCATCCGCCCCGACCTGGCCCTCTCCAGCGACTTCATCGTCGGCTTCCCCGGCGAGACCGATGAAGACTTCGCCAAGATGATGAAGCTCATCGACGACTGCCAGTTCGACAACAGCTTCAGCTTCATCTTCAGCCCGCGTCCCGGCACGCCGGCCGCCGCGCTGCACGACGACACGCCGCATGAAGTGAAGCTCGCGCGTCTGCAGACGCTGCAGCGCGTGATCGACGGCAACGTGCGCCGCTTCGGCGATGCGCTGGTGGGCAGCACGCAGCGCGTGCTGGTCGAGGGCGCCTCCCGCAAGGACGCGAACGAACTCATGGGCCGCACCGCCTGCAACCGCGTCGTCAACTTCGAAGGCGACGCACGCCTGGTCGGCCAGATGACCGACCTGCGCATCACGCGCTCGCTGGCCTACACGCTGCGCGGCGAAGTGGTGACGCGCGAATCGTCGCCGGCGCTGCCGCAGCCCGCCGTGGCGCTCGCCCACTGA
- a CDS encoding efflux RND transporter periplasmic adaptor subunit has product MSGDKAGAKNAKTAAAPANGSGAPALVTLATAEKQDVPVTVQVNGSVVSLNSVDLRPQVTNTVSAVHVKEGQFVKAGQLLFSLDDRNDQANLARARAQQQKDEATMADLERQYKRSQDLVAQNFIAKSAADATLSQLEAQRAAVAADRAAVQSAQVALGYATLRAPIAGRIGAVNIYPGTLVQPTLSLVTVTQLDPIAVSFPVPEGNLQDLLEAARSRAPVEALVAGRKTPLVGSLDFVDNTVDPQIGTVRAKAVFANADQGLWPGQFVGTRITVRTLAGATVVPAAALMMLSDGTSLYVVDAAKTATRRKVKALHTFGTKVAVSGIEPGEQVVIEGSQNVRPGGKVRVDAKNGGPGSAPNGTTGVTPGSAASSDGADVKPPQRERA; this is encoded by the coding sequence ATGTCCGGTGACAAGGCCGGGGCAAAGAATGCGAAGACCGCGGCAGCGCCGGCGAACGGCAGCGGTGCCCCGGCATTGGTGACCCTGGCCACCGCCGAAAAGCAGGACGTGCCGGTCACGGTGCAGGTCAACGGCAGCGTGGTGTCCCTCAACAGCGTCGATTTGCGCCCGCAGGTCACCAACACCGTCAGCGCCGTGCATGTGAAGGAAGGCCAGTTCGTGAAAGCGGGCCAGCTGCTCTTCTCGCTGGACGATCGCAACGACCAGGCCAATCTGGCCCGTGCCCGCGCCCAGCAGCAAAAAGACGAGGCCACCATGGCCGACCTCGAGCGCCAGTACAAGCGCAGCCAGGACCTCGTCGCCCAGAACTTCATCGCCAAGAGCGCGGCCGACGCCACGCTGTCGCAGCTCGAGGCGCAGCGCGCCGCCGTGGCGGCCGACCGCGCCGCCGTGCAGTCGGCCCAAGTGGCGCTCGGCTATGCCACGCTACGCGCGCCGATTGCCGGCCGCATCGGCGCCGTCAATATCTACCCGGGCACGCTGGTGCAGCCGACGCTGTCGCTGGTCACAGTCACGCAGCTCGATCCGATCGCGGTGAGCTTCCCGGTGCCCGAGGGCAACCTGCAGGATCTGCTGGAAGCCGCTCGCAGCCGGGCGCCGGTCGAGGCGCTCGTCGCCGGGCGCAAGACGCCGCTCGTCGGCTCGCTCGATTTCGTCGACAACACGGTCGATCCGCAGATAGGCACCGTGCGCGCCAAGGCCGTGTTCGCCAACGCCGACCAGGGCCTCTGGCCGGGCCAGTTCGTCGGCACGCGCATCACGGTGCGCACGCTCGCCGGCGCCACGGTGGTCCCGGCCGCCGCTCTGATGATGCTGTCCGACGGCACCTCGCTCTACGTGGTCGATGCGGCCAAGACCGCCACCCGCCGCAAGGTGAAGGCGCTGCACACCTTCGGCACCAAGGTGGCCGTGAGCGGCATCGAGCCGGGCGAGCAGGTGGTGATCGAGGGCAGCCAGAACGTGCGCCCTGGCGGCAAGGTGCGCGTCGATGCCAAGAACGGCGGACCGGGCAGTGCGCCCAACGGCACCACGGGCGTGACGCCGGGGAGCGCCGCTTCGTCCGACGGCGCGGACGTCAAGCCTCCGCAGCGGGAACGGGCATGA